The Burkholderia pyrrocinia genomic sequence CACGTAACACCGGCCGGGGCCGGCATCGCTAACCTGCGTCTTACCGGATGCGTTACGCGGCTTTCCCCGTATCGCATCGCCGGACCCTCTGGATACAAGGAGTTTCTGAAATGTATAAGAAGACTTCCCGCGTGGCCATCGCGGCCGCCACCGTGCTCGCCCTCGCATTCGGCACCGCGCATGCCGCGCCGCCCACCGACATGCCGCCGCCGGGCGGCCCCGGCATGCACCAGATGCACGGGCACGACGGCGGCCCGTTCGGCGCGATCATGAAACTGCACGACCAGCTGAAGCTCAACGCGTCGCAGGAACAGCAATGGCAGACGGCCGTCAACACGATGAAGCAGAACCGTGATGCGATGCGCAAGAGCCACGAGCAGATGCGCGAGCAGTTCAAGGCGCAGCAGAACCAGCCGATCCTCGACCTGAACGCGATGCACGCCGCGCGCCAGCAGGCCGAACAGCAGAACGCGCAACTGCGCGAACAGACGTCCGCCGCGTGGCTCGCGTTCTACAACGGGCTGAACGACCAGCAGAAGACCACGGTCAGCACGGCGCTCAAGCAGCAGTACGCGCAGATGCAGCAGCGCCACGAGAAGATGAAGGAGCGCTGGGAACAGCATCGTGCGGCCAAGGGCGCATCGGCGCCGGCGCAGTAAGCCGGCAAGCCGCTCCGCGGAGCGGCGCCGAAGGGGACGCGGG encodes the following:
- a CDS encoding Spy/CpxP family protein refolding chaperone, with protein sequence MYKKTSRVAIAAATVLALAFGTAHAAPPTDMPPPGGPGMHQMHGHDGGPFGAIMKLHDQLKLNASQEQQWQTAVNTMKQNRDAMRKSHEQMREQFKAQQNQPILDLNAMHAARQQAEQQNAQLREQTSAAWLAFYNGLNDQQKTTVSTALKQQYAQMQQRHEKMKERWEQHRAAKGASAPAQ